A stretch of the Flavobacterium sp. 5 genome encodes the following:
- the glmS gene encoding glutamine--fructose-6-phosphate transaminase (isomerizing), producing the protein MCGIVGYIGYREAYPIVIKGLKRLEYRGYDSAGVMLYDGESVKLSKTKGKVSDLEVKAQNEITTNGSIGIGHTRWATHGVPNDVNSHPHVSNSGDLVIIHNGIIENYAPLKVELIKRGYTFSSDTDSEVLINLIEEVQKKENLKLGKAVQVALNQVVGAYAIAVFDKKTPNEIVAARLGSPLAIGIGEGEYFIASDASPFIEYTSNAVYLEDGEMANIRLHKAMKVRKIKDDSIVDPYIQELQMNLEQIEKGGYDHFMLKEIYEQPSVIKDTYRGRLHANEGIIQMAGVEDNIEKFLNADRIIIVACGTSWHAGLVAEYVIEEFARIPVEVEYASEFRYRNPIINSKDVVIAISQSGETADTMAAIKLAKDHGAFVFGVCNVVGSSISRESHAGAYTHAGPEIGVASTKAFTTQITVLTMLALRLAKAKGTLTQSDFHTYLQELEIIPEKVKEALETNEKAMEIAAIFKNAPNCLYLGRGYNFPVALEGALKLKEISYIHAEGYPAAEMKHGPIALIDELMPVIVIAPKQGHYDKIVSNIQEIKSRSGKIIAVVTKGDTQVRELADYVIEIPETSDALSPLITTIPLQLLSYHIAVMRGCNVDQPRNLAKSVTVE; encoded by the coding sequence ATGTGTGGAATTGTTGGGTATATTGGTTATAGAGAAGCTTATCCTATTGTAATAAAAGGTCTTAAAAGATTGGAATATCGTGGATATGATAGTGCAGGAGTAATGTTGTATGATGGAGAGTCTGTAAAATTATCAAAAACCAAGGGTAAAGTTTCAGATCTTGAAGTTAAAGCTCAAAACGAAATCACGACAAATGGATCGATTGGAATTGGACATACTCGTTGGGCAACCCATGGAGTTCCAAATGATGTAAATTCGCATCCTCATGTTTCAAATTCTGGAGATTTAGTAATTATTCATAACGGGATTATAGAAAATTATGCTCCTTTGAAAGTTGAATTAATAAAAAGGGGGTATACTTTTAGTTCTGATACTGATTCTGAGGTTTTAATTAACCTTATTGAAGAGGTTCAAAAAAAGGAGAACTTAAAATTAGGAAAAGCTGTTCAGGTGGCCTTAAATCAAGTTGTAGGAGCTTATGCAATTGCCGTTTTTGATAAAAAAACACCTAACGAAATAGTTGCTGCAAGACTTGGAAGTCCTTTAGCTATAGGAATTGGTGAAGGTGAGTATTTTATAGCTTCAGATGCTTCTCCTTTCATTGAGTACACTTCAAATGCTGTGTATCTTGAAGACGGCGAAATGGCTAACATAAGATTGCATAAAGCGATGAAAGTTCGTAAGATCAAAGACGATTCTATTGTAGATCCTTATATTCAAGAACTTCAAATGAATTTGGAGCAAATTGAAAAAGGAGGTTACGATCATTTCATGTTAAAAGAAATTTACGAGCAGCCTAGTGTAATTAAAGATACCTATAGAGGAAGATTGCACGCCAATGAAGGTATTATTCAAATGGCAGGTGTTGAAGATAATATTGAGAAGTTTTTGAATGCAGATCGAATCATAATTGTTGCCTGTGGAACTTCATGGCATGCAGGTTTGGTTGCTGAATATGTTATTGAAGAATTTGCCAGAATCCCTGTTGAAGTAGAATATGCATCTGAATTTAGATATAGAAATCCAATTATAAACAGTAAAGATGTTGTTATAGCGATTTCGCAATCAGGTGAAACTGCCGATACTATGGCTGCTATTAAATTAGCAAAAGATCATGGAGCATTTGTTTTTGGTGTATGTAATGTAGTAGGTTCTTCTATTTCGAGAGAATCTCATGCTGGAGCTTATACCCATGCAGGGCCAGAAATTGGTGTAGCTTCAACTAAAGCTTTCACAACTCAAATTACCGTTTTAACAATGTTGGCATTGCGTTTAGCTAAAGCTAAAGGTACTTTGACACAGTCTGATTTTCATACCTATCTTCAGGAATTAGAGATTATTCCAGAGAAGGTGAAAGAAGCATTGGAGACTAATGAAAAAGCAATGGAGATTGCAGCTATTTTCAAAAATGCTCCAAATTGCTTATACTTAGGGCGTGGATATAATTTTCCAGTTGCGCTTGAAGGTGCTTTGAAGCTTAAAGAGATTTCGTATATACATGCTGAAGGTTATCCTGCTGCTGAAATGAAACACGGTCCAATTGCATTAATTGATGAATTGATGCCTGTTATTGTAATTGCTCCAAAACAAGGACATTACGATAAAATTGTAAGTAATATTCAGGAAATTAAATCTAGAAGTGGTAAGATTATTGCAGTTGTAACTAAAGGAGATACTCAGGTTCGTGAATTAGCAGATTATGTTATTGAAATTCCAGAAACATCTGATGCTTTATCACCGTTAATAACTACAATACCTTTACAGCTTCTTTCTTATCATATTGCTGTTATGAGAGGTTGTAATGTTGATCAGCCTAGAAATTTAGCAAAATCGGTTACTGTTGAATAA
- the panC gene encoding pantoate--beta-alanine ligase, producing MQIFDRKTALMDYLSSIKTTNSSIGFVPTMGALHKGHQSLMIQSTQENDITVVSIFVNPTQFNNPEDLEKYPRTLDDDIVKIAQINSNIIVFAPTVEDMYEGKTLSHSFDFDGLENKMEGKFRPGHFDGVGTIVKLLFEIVQPTNAYFGEKDFQQVQIVKKMVEKSHLPVSIVMCPILRETNNLAMSSRNERLTLQERDEASIIYQTLKGAKEKFANNSAKETTQWVENELNKNKKFTLEYFEIADEDTLSTCVLKDKNKKYRAFIAVFINNVRLIDTISLN from the coding sequence ATGCAAATTTTCGATAGAAAAACAGCTTTAATGGACTATCTAAGCTCCATAAAGACTACAAATTCTTCAATTGGATTTGTCCCAACTATGGGTGCTTTGCACAAAGGTCATCAGTCACTAATGATACAATCCACTCAGGAAAATGACATAACTGTTGTAAGTATTTTTGTAAATCCAACACAATTTAACAATCCAGAAGATTTAGAAAAATATCCTCGCACTTTAGATGATGATATTGTCAAAATAGCTCAGATAAATTCAAATATTATTGTTTTTGCGCCTACTGTTGAAGACATGTATGAAGGAAAAACCTTGTCACATTCTTTTGATTTTGATGGTTTGGAAAATAAAATGGAAGGAAAATTTAGACCAGGTCATTTTGACGGAGTTGGCACCATTGTAAAACTACTTTTCGAAATTGTACAACCAACAAATGCGTATTTTGGGGAAAAAGATTTTCAACAAGTACAAATTGTAAAGAAAATGGTAGAAAAAAGCCATTTACCAGTATCTATAGTTATGTGTCCTATTTTGAGAGAAACCAATAACTTAGCTATGAGTTCTCGAAATGAACGCTTAACTTTGCAAGAAAGAGATGAAGCTAGTATCATATATCAAACACTAAAAGGTGCCAAAGAGAAATTCGCAAATAATAGCGCAAAAGAAACAACTCAATGGGTTGAAAATGAATTAAATAAAAACAAAAAATTCACTTTAGAATACTTTGAAATTGCTGACGAAGACACTCTTTCAACCTGCGTTCTAAAAGATAAAAATAAAAAATATCGAGCGTTTATTGCTGTATTTATAAACAATGTACGCTTAATAGACACTATTTCATTAAATTAA
- a CDS encoding DUF4270 domain-containing protein — MLRNSFFKIIPFLFFIVLFNSCDKEFNVIGEDLIGDNSFGIKKEEFPVVGYNQKIGPIQSNNMDINPLGVYKNSSFGTTKANFVTQVALATVAPDIDESAVIVSAVLTIPYFSTLTGSNADGNTYELDSIYGPSKAKMNLKIYESNYYMRDLDPEEQLTQPQKYYTNQYSEFFTQKGDLLYDSSADLVNDKVFFFDPKEIVVKDVDNVVTSRTVPGMKLNLNTAFFQNKILKASDASLANNAAFKEYFRGLFFDIENIDAEGNMAMLNFKGGKITITYNETISEVITEKTLVIQLSGNTVSLLDQSNPNQDYTDSTPINPDETYKANGDDNLYLKGGEGSMSVLKLFSAIDNHGLELSEAPNGVPDELDDMRRNKYLINEADLIFHLNSEAMGNNPIPQRIYLYDFTNKQILIDYLDNSAASNPKNDKFVFGGIINKDTDANGGGYYYKFRITNYIRSLVKNTDSTNVDLGLVVTENINKSAFYSLRDKTQSPFKVPMASVMNPLGTIVYGNNVADEKKRLKFVVYYTKAN, encoded by the coding sequence ATGCTTAGAAATTCTTTTTTTAAAATAATTCCTTTCCTTTTTTTTATTGTTCTTTTTAATTCGTGTGACAAAGAATTTAATGTTATTGGTGAAGATCTTATAGGTGATAATTCTTTTGGTATAAAAAAAGAAGAATTTCCTGTTGTTGGGTATAACCAAAAAATAGGACCAATTCAGTCTAATAATATGGATATTAATCCTTTAGGTGTTTATAAGAATTCTTCCTTTGGTACAACCAAAGCAAATTTTGTAACTCAAGTGGCTTTGGCAACTGTGGCTCCTGATATTGATGAAAGTGCTGTAATAGTAAGTGCAGTATTGACAATCCCTTATTTTAGTACTCTAACGGGTTCAAATGCTGATGGTAATACCTATGAGTTGGATTCTATTTATGGACCAAGTAAGGCCAAAATGAATCTGAAGATATATGAATCTAATTACTATATGAGAGATTTGGATCCAGAAGAACAATTAACTCAGCCTCAAAAATATTATACAAATCAATATTCTGAGTTTTTTACCCAAAAGGGAGATTTATTGTATGATAGTTCTGCAGATTTGGTTAATGATAAAGTGTTCTTTTTTGATCCTAAAGAAATTGTGGTAAAAGATGTTGATAATGTTGTAACTTCTAGAACTGTTCCTGGGATGAAGTTGAATTTGAATACCGCTTTTTTTCAAAATAAAATATTAAAAGCGTCTGATGCCTCCTTGGCTAATAATGCTGCTTTTAAAGAGTATTTTAGAGGTTTGTTTTTCGATATTGAAAACATAGATGCTGAAGGTAATATGGCAATGCTTAATTTTAAAGGAGGAAAAATTACAATTACTTATAATGAGACTATTAGTGAAGTTATAACAGAAAAAACATTGGTTATACAATTAAGTGGTAATACGGTTAGTTTGCTGGATCAAAGTAATCCTAATCAAGACTATACTGATAGTACGCCTATTAATCCTGATGAAACTTATAAAGCAAATGGTGATGATAATTTATATTTAAAGGGAGGTGAAGGTTCAATGTCTGTCTTGAAATTATTTAGTGCAATTGATAATCATGGATTAGAATTGAGTGAAGCGCCAAATGGTGTGCCTGATGAACTGGATGACATGAGGAGAAATAAATATCTTATTAATGAAGCTGATTTAATTTTTCATTTAAATTCAGAGGCTATGGGTAATAATCCTATACCTCAAAGAATTTATTTATATGATTTTACAAACAAGCAAATATTGATCGATTATCTTGATAATTCAGCTGCTAGTAACCCTAAAAATGATAAATTTGTTTTTGGAGGAATTATCAATAAAGATACAGATGCGAATGGTGGTGGATACTATTATAAATTTAGAATTACTAATTATATTAGAAGTCTTGTGAAAAATACAGATTCAACTAATGTAGATTTAGGATTAGTTGTTACAGAAAACATTAATAAATCTGCCTTTTATTCGTTAAGAGATAAAACGCAATCACCGTTTAAAGTTCCTATGGCTTCCGTTATGAATCCATTAGGTACTATTGTCTACGGTAATAATGTCGCAGATGAAAAAAAGAGATTAAAATTTGTAGTTTATTATACTAAAGCTAATTAA
- a CDS encoding alpha/beta hydrolase → MKHLLIVFLAFFSVSCFAQIKTISFNSDKLKEKRELYISLPASYEKNPTKQYPLLVILDGDYLLNPFIGALTYGSYWDDLPEVIIVGISQNKNDQRTIDCGVDPVTGLPDGKSVDFFDFISLELIPMIQSEYRTTNFKIIAGHDTTAAFLNFFLYKDKPLFNAYISLSPELPINMEDSMPDILAGSKLPIFYYLSTADGDDRKMQERIKNFDTSVKEIKNPELNYKFEHFIDASHYSLVLHSIPSALYQIFGAAEPISVNEYNTKIVTLKEGYVDYLKKKYDIIENSFGIKSAIRINDFKAIEAAILENKDYNELDALAILADKNYPKSMLGDYELATMFEKKGDNPRAVRYYMSGFNKDEIADLTKDMMFAKAEELKKTFAKKPKIKGKVGQDTSTDVQTEVPATDVPATDAPASEEPKKE, encoded by the coding sequence ATGAAACATTTATTAATAGTATTCCTTGCCTTTTTTTCCGTTTCTTGTTTTGCACAAATAAAAACCATCAGTTTTAACTCTGATAAACTGAAAGAGAAGAGAGAGCTTTATATCTCATTACCTGCTTCCTATGAAAAAAACCCAACAAAACAATATCCTTTGTTGGTTATATTAGATGGTGACTATTTATTAAATCCCTTTATTGGTGCTTTGACATATGGCTCCTATTGGGATGATTTACCAGAAGTGATTATTGTTGGAATTAGCCAAAATAAAAATGATCAAAGAACAATAGATTGTGGCGTAGATCCAGTAACTGGATTGCCTGATGGTAAAAGTGTAGATTTTTTCGATTTTATTTCTCTTGAACTTATTCCTATGATTCAAAGCGAATATAGAACAACCAATTTTAAAATCATTGCAGGACATGATACTACTGCAGCTTTTTTAAATTTCTTTTTATATAAAGACAAACCACTCTTTAACGCTTACATCTCTTTAAGCCCAGAATTGCCAATAAATATGGAAGATTCGATGCCCGATATACTTGCCGGATCTAAACTTCCAATTTTTTATTATTTATCGACCGCAGATGGCGATGATAGAAAAATGCAAGAAAGAATTAAAAATTTCGACACAAGTGTAAAAGAAATTAAAAATCCTGAATTGAATTATAAATTCGAGCATTTTATAGACGCCTCTCATTACTCACTTGTTTTGCATTCGATCCCTTCGGCACTCTATCAAATTTTTGGAGCAGCAGAACCAATATCTGTTAATGAATATAACACTAAAATTGTAACTCTTAAAGAAGGCTATGTAGATTATTTGAAAAAAAAATATGATATTATTGAAAATTCATTTGGTATAAAAAGTGCAATAAGAATCAATGATTTTAAGGCAATTGAAGCAGCGATACTAGAAAACAAAGATTACAACGAATTAGATGCCTTAGCAATTCTTGCTGACAAAAATTACCCTAAAAGTATGTTGGGAGATTATGAATTAGCAACAATGTTTGAAAAAAAAGGGGACAACCCAAGAGCAGTTCGCTATTATATGTCGGGATTTAATAAAGACGAAATTGCTGATCTGACTAAAGACATGATGTTTGCTAAAGCCGAAGAATTAAAAAAGACATTCGCTAAAAAACCAAAAATCAAAGGAAAAGTAGGTCAAGACACTTCAACTGATGTGCAAACAGAGGTTCCTGCAACAGATGTTCCTGCAACGGATGCTCCCGCTAGCGAAGAACCAAAAAAAGAATAA
- a CDS encoding glycogen/starch synthase, with the protein MKDKRILYVSSEVVPYLAENEVSLMSYDVPKMINDQGGQIRIFMPRYGNINERRHQLHEVIRLSGMNLVVNDLDMPLIIKVASIPKERIQVYFIDNEEYFKRKATFADEEGVMYPDNDERAIFFAKGVVETVKKLNWVPDIIHVHGWMAAMLPVYMKHFYKNEALFSDTKIVTSVYSQSFDGTLDPEMINKVRFDGIPDEAIAELEVPNYENIIKTTVRNSDAVIIASDGLSPSLTKFIESSNKPFLPLKFKDEFAVAYTEFYQNMLL; encoded by the coding sequence ATGAAAGATAAGAGGATATTATATGTATCATCTGAAGTTGTACCTTATCTCGCTGAAAATGAGGTTTCATTAATGTCTTATGACGTACCAAAAATGATTAATGATCAAGGAGGGCAAATTAGAATATTTATGCCAAGGTATGGAAATATTAACGAGAGAAGACACCAATTACATGAAGTGATTAGACTTTCAGGAATGAATTTGGTGGTGAATGATTTGGATATGCCTCTTATTATTAAGGTAGCTTCTATTCCGAAAGAAAGAATACAAGTTTATTTTATTGATAACGAAGAATATTTTAAGAGAAAGGCTACTTTTGCTGATGAGGAAGGGGTAATGTATCCAGATAATGATGAGCGCGCTATCTTTTTTGCAAAAGGAGTTGTTGAGACTGTTAAAAAATTAAACTGGGTTCCGGATATTATTCACGTTCACGGTTGGATGGCTGCTATGTTGCCTGTTTATATGAAGCATTTTTATAAAAATGAAGCATTATTTTCGGATACTAAGATAGTGACTTCTGTTTATAGTCAGTCTTTCGACGGAACTTTAGATCCTGAAATGATTAATAAAGTTCGTTTTGATGGAATACCTGACGAAGCTATTGCTGAATTAGAAGTTCCCAATTATGAAAATATTATAAAAACCACTGTTCGAAATTCTGATGCGGTTATTATTGCTTCAGATGGACTCTCTCCAAGTTTAACAAAATTTATAGAATCTTCAAATAAACCTTTTTTACCTTTGAAATTTAAGGACGAATTTGCGGTGGCTTATACCGAATTCTATCAAAATATGTTGTTATAA
- the panD gene encoding aspartate 1-decarboxylase → MQIQVVKSKIHRVKVTGADLNYIGSITIDEALLEASNIIEGEKVSIVNINNGERFDTYAIVGERNSGIITLNGPAARKVQKDDIIIIISYATLEFEEAKTFKPWIVFPNENDNSLT, encoded by the coding sequence ATGCAAATTCAAGTTGTTAAATCAAAAATTCACCGCGTAAAAGTCACAGGAGCCGACTTAAATTACATCGGAAGTATCACTATAGATGAAGCATTATTAGAAGCATCAAATATAATTGAGGGAGAAAAAGTATCCATTGTAAATATTAATAATGGAGAACGATTCGATACGTATGCAATTGTTGGAGAAAGAAATTCAGGAATTATCACCTTGAATGGTCCAGCAGCGCGAAAGGTTCAAAAGGATGATATTATTATCATTATTTCATATGCCACATTAGAATTTGAAGAAGCAAAAACATTCAAACCTTGGATTGTTTTCCCTAATGAAAACGACAACTCATTAACATAA